The following proteins are co-located in the Vigna unguiculata cultivar IT97K-499-35 chromosome 9, ASM411807v1, whole genome shotgun sequence genome:
- the LOC114163749 gene encoding uncharacterized protein LOC114163749 isoform X1 — translation MPRMEDILNLPVQDPLCTEFSAAHINWVRLEGGRQGGDDIALIPFARVDDFVKGESSNPECPASFRIESRRKRPEGSIAKPRVDGYLEYTLYWCSYGPEDYRDTDSGVGDGMSSKPASGKGSRPGRRHMMRGCLCHFTIKRLYTRPLLALIIYNQKRHVDKSGSPCHGLLDRDAVGTRAMYAPRISDELRQKVMSLLYVGISLDKIVQHHSEEMQKLGGPQNRDDFLTRNDVRNMERTIRNSSHELHENDERSVKIWVQRHQKHVFYFQDKSVSEPFVLGIQTDWQLEQMLRYGNNSLISLHSGFGLKKLKYPLCSLLVFNSSQNAIPVAWIITSSFVGKSIHKWIVSLSERLRSKDPRWRPNAILLDDPSLQFSIIREAFQCRILLCAWHVRRALVKKLLKKCCNFEVQREMFMHLEWILYCTKCGPNAMDSLEEFMQIFVDQCAFMDYFKNHWQSRIDMWIDAIKSFPVTNPEPHAAIESYHLTLKSMLLKEDYGNFWLRVDWLIHALTTEFHSSYWLTQYSLETGYFENLRDNSFSSNAWNHALRIPDVDVMLDEQNLHLAKVLSQTDRSLVYTVWNPGSEFSLCDCSWSRLGNLCKHVIKVANFCRHRQVAKPSLSAHVYKQTLLTLLQNPPDDPLVLDHTVLHVARLQQDIKALKDLSNSGLLQPISVDLSSQMAENPLLFQRIQ, via the exons ATGCCGAGAATGGAGGACATTCTGAACCTTCCTGTGCAAGATCCTCTTTGTACAGAGTTTTCTGCTGCTCACATAAATTGGGTTAGATTGGAAGGTGGTCGCCAAGGTGGTGATGATATTGCTCTCATACCTTTTGCCAGAGTTGATGATTTTGTCAAAGGGGAATCTTCCAATCCCGAATGCCCTGCGAGTTTTCGCATAGAATCAAGAAGGAAGCGACCTGAAGGAAGCATTGCCAAACCAAGGGTTGATGGTTACCTTGAATACACTCT ATACTGGTGTTCTTATGGTCCCGAAGACTACAGAGACACTGACTCAGGCGTAGGGGATGGTATGAGCTCCAAGCCTGCTTCAGGGAAGGGGAGCAGGCCCGGGCGGCGTCACATGATGAGAGGGTGCCTTTGCCATTTCACTATTAAAAGACTGTACACCAGACCTCTCCTTGCACTTATCATATATAACCAAAAAAGGCACGTAGATAAATCAGGGTCACCATGTCATGGATTGCTTGACAGGGATGCGGTGGGGACGAGAGCTATGTATGCTCCACGAATTTCAGATGAGTTACGCCAGAAAGTGATGTCTTTGCTTTATGTTGGAATATCTTTGGATAAGATAGTACAGCACCATTCAGAGGAGATGCAGAAGCTAGGTGGGCCCCAAAACCGTGATGATTTTCTCACTCGAAATGATGTGCGTAATATGGAAAGGACTATTCGTAATTCTTCACATGAGCTACACGAAAATGATGAACGCAGTGTAAAGATATGGGTTCAGAGGCATCAGAAGcatgttttctattttcaagATAAGTCAGTTTCAGAACCATTTGTGTTGGGTATACAGACAGATTGGCAGCTGGAACAAATGCTCCGTTATGgaaataatagtttaatttCGCTTCATTCAGGTTTTGGCTTGAAAAAGCTCAAG TATCCTCTATGTTCTTTACTTGTTTTCAATTCATCCCAAAATGCAATTCCGGTTGCCTGGATCATCACCTCTTCTTTTGTTGGTAAATCTATTCATAAGTGGATTGTATCGCTATCTGAAAGATTACGATCAAAGGATCCCAGATGGAGGCCGAATGCTATTTTGTTGGATGATCCATCTTTGCAATTTTCTATCATAAG AGAGGCTTTCCAGTGTCGCATCCTGTTATGTGCCTGGCATGTTCGCCGTGCTTTGGTTAAAAAACTCCTCAAAAAATGCTGCAACTTTGAGGTGCAACGCGAGATGTTTATGCATTTGGAATGGATTCTGTACTGTACAAAATGTGGGCCAAATGCTATGGATTCTCTTGAAGAGTTTATGCAAATTTTTGTTGACCAGTGTGCCTTTATGGACTATTTCAAGAACCATTGGCAATCTAGAATAG ATATGTGGATTGATGCCATAAAATCATTCCCGGTGACAAACCCTGAGCCCCATGCTGCAATAGAATCCTATCATCTAACATTAAAATCTATGCTTCTGAAGGAGGATTATGGTAATTTCTGGCTAAGAGTTGACTGGTTAATCCATGCTTTAACTACTGAATTTCACTCGTCATACTGGTTGACTCAGTACAGTTTAGAGACAGGATATTTTGAGAATCTAAGGGACAATTCTTTCTCCTCTAATGCTTGGAATCATGCTCTTCGTATTCCTGATGTTGATGTGATGCTGGATGAGCAAAATCTCCATCTTGCCAAAGTTTTATCCCAGACTGACAGAAGTTTGGTATATACAGTTTGGAATCCTGGTTCAGAATTTTCACTTTGTGATTGTTCCTGGTCTAGGTTGGGAAACCTCTGTAAACATGTCATCAAAGTGGCAAATTTCTGTAGACATCGGCAGGTTGCAAAACCATCATTGTCTGCTCATGTTTATAAACAGACTTTGCTCACCCTTCTCCAAAATCCTCCTGATGATCCTTTAGTTCTGGACCATACTGTACTACATGTGGCCCGTTTGCAACAAGACATTAAGGCCTTGAAAGACTTGTCCAACAGTGGATTGCTCCAGCCTATATCTGTTGATTTAAGTTCTCAAATGGCTGAAAATCC
- the LOC114163749 gene encoding uncharacterized protein LOC114163749 isoform X2, with protein MSSKPASGKGSRPGRRHMMRGCLCHFTIKRLYTRPLLALIIYNQKRHVDKSGSPCHGLLDRDAVGTRAMYAPRISDELRQKVMSLLYVGISLDKIVQHHSEEMQKLGGPQNRDDFLTRNDVRNMERTIRNSSHELHENDERSVKIWVQRHQKHVFYFQDKSVSEPFVLGIQTDWQLEQMLRYGNNSLISLHSGFGLKKLKYPLCSLLVFNSSQNAIPVAWIITSSFVGKSIHKWIVSLSERLRSKDPRWRPNAILLDDPSLQFSIIREAFQCRILLCAWHVRRALVKKLLKKCCNFEVQREMFMHLEWILYCTKCGPNAMDSLEEFMQIFVDQCAFMDYFKNHWQSRIDMWIDAIKSFPVTNPEPHAAIESYHLTLKSMLLKEDYGNFWLRVDWLIHALTTEFHSSYWLTQYSLETGYFENLRDNSFSSNAWNHALRIPDVDVMLDEQNLHLAKVLSQTDRSLVYTVWNPGSEFSLCDCSWSRLGNLCKHVIKVANFCRHRQVAKPSLSAHVYKQTLLTLLQNPPDDPLVLDHTVLHVARLQQDIKALKDLSNSGLLQPISVDLSSQMAENPLLFQRIQ; from the exons ATGAGCTCCAAGCCTGCTTCAGGGAAGGGGAGCAGGCCCGGGCGGCGTCACATGATGAGAGGGTGCCTTTGCCATTTCACTATTAAAAGACTGTACACCAGACCTCTCCTTGCACTTATCATATATAACCAAAAAAGGCACGTAGATAAATCAGGGTCACCATGTCATGGATTGCTTGACAGGGATGCGGTGGGGACGAGAGCTATGTATGCTCCACGAATTTCAGATGAGTTACGCCAGAAAGTGATGTCTTTGCTTTATGTTGGAATATCTTTGGATAAGATAGTACAGCACCATTCAGAGGAGATGCAGAAGCTAGGTGGGCCCCAAAACCGTGATGATTTTCTCACTCGAAATGATGTGCGTAATATGGAAAGGACTATTCGTAATTCTTCACATGAGCTACACGAAAATGATGAACGCAGTGTAAAGATATGGGTTCAGAGGCATCAGAAGcatgttttctattttcaagATAAGTCAGTTTCAGAACCATTTGTGTTGGGTATACAGACAGATTGGCAGCTGGAACAAATGCTCCGTTATGgaaataatagtttaatttCGCTTCATTCAGGTTTTGGCTTGAAAAAGCTCAAG TATCCTCTATGTTCTTTACTTGTTTTCAATTCATCCCAAAATGCAATTCCGGTTGCCTGGATCATCACCTCTTCTTTTGTTGGTAAATCTATTCATAAGTGGATTGTATCGCTATCTGAAAGATTACGATCAAAGGATCCCAGATGGAGGCCGAATGCTATTTTGTTGGATGATCCATCTTTGCAATTTTCTATCATAAG AGAGGCTTTCCAGTGTCGCATCCTGTTATGTGCCTGGCATGTTCGCCGTGCTTTGGTTAAAAAACTCCTCAAAAAATGCTGCAACTTTGAGGTGCAACGCGAGATGTTTATGCATTTGGAATGGATTCTGTACTGTACAAAATGTGGGCCAAATGCTATGGATTCTCTTGAAGAGTTTATGCAAATTTTTGTTGACCAGTGTGCCTTTATGGACTATTTCAAGAACCATTGGCAATCTAGAATAG ATATGTGGATTGATGCCATAAAATCATTCCCGGTGACAAACCCTGAGCCCCATGCTGCAATAGAATCCTATCATCTAACATTAAAATCTATGCTTCTGAAGGAGGATTATGGTAATTTCTGGCTAAGAGTTGACTGGTTAATCCATGCTTTAACTACTGAATTTCACTCGTCATACTGGTTGACTCAGTACAGTTTAGAGACAGGATATTTTGAGAATCTAAGGGACAATTCTTTCTCCTCTAATGCTTGGAATCATGCTCTTCGTATTCCTGATGTTGATGTGATGCTGGATGAGCAAAATCTCCATCTTGCCAAAGTTTTATCCCAGACTGACAGAAGTTTGGTATATACAGTTTGGAATCCTGGTTCAGAATTTTCACTTTGTGATTGTTCCTGGTCTAGGTTGGGAAACCTCTGTAAACATGTCATCAAAGTGGCAAATTTCTGTAGACATCGGCAGGTTGCAAAACCATCATTGTCTGCTCATGTTTATAAACAGACTTTGCTCACCCTTCTCCAAAATCCTCCTGATGATCCTTTAGTTCTGGACCATACTGTACTACATGTGGCCCGTTTGCAACAAGACATTAAGGCCTTGAAAGACTTGTCCAACAGTGGATTGCTCCAGCCTATATCTGTTGATTTAAGTTCTCAAATGGCTGAAAATCC
- the LOC114196305 gene encoding molybdate transporter 1-like: MLHSSELNSHSISMAQPSPTPDSSSSTVQKVKRNLVMRSTWAELNGAMGDLGTYIPIVLSLTLAKQLNLGTTLIFTGFYNIVTGAIYGVPMPVQPMKSIAAVALADPTFSVPEIMASGILTGATLLVLGVTGLMQLAYKLIPLCVVRGIQLAQGLSFALTAVKYVRKVQDLPKSKSLENRHWLGFDGLILATLCVCFIVTINGADEDHGCHRQDQGQEELRRETQVRSKMRKVRRVFFSLPSAFLVFVLGVVLAFVRRPRVMHEFRFGPSSIEVVKMSKHAWRQGFIKGTIPQLPLSILNSVIAVCKLSSDLFPGKDFSVTSLSVTVGLMNLVGGWFGAMPCCHGAGGLAGQYKFGGRSGGCVALLGAAKLVLGFVLGSSLAHFFNQFPVGILGVLLLFAGIELAMASRDMNTKEDSFVMLICTAVSLVGSSAALGFLCGMIVFVLLKLRDWTNGKPLNAIWRHEDTNEQV; encoded by the coding sequence atgctCCATTCTTCAGAGCTTAACTCTCACTCCATTTCCATGGCACAACCCTCTCCAACCCCAGACTCAAGTTCCTCCACCGTGCAGAAAGTAAAACGCAACCTCGTCATGCGTTCCACCTGGGCCGAACTAAACGGCGCCATGGGCGACCTAGGCACCTACATACCCATAGTCTTGTCCCTAACCCTAGCAAAACAACTCAACCTCGGCACCACATTGATCTTCACCGGCTTCTACAACATCGTCACCGGAGCCATCTACGGCGTCCCCATGCCCGTCCAGCCCATGAAATCAATCGCCGCCGTCGCCCTCGCCGACCCCACCTTCTCCGTTCCCGAGATCATGGCCTCCGGGATCCTCACCGGAGCCACTCTCTTGGTGCTCGGCGTCACCGGACTCATGCAGCTAGCTTACAAGCTCATTCCTTTATGCGTCGTGAGGGGAATTCAGCTCGCGCAGGGCTTGTCCTTCGCGTTGACCGCGGTCAAATACGTGAGGAAAGTGCAAGACCTCCCCAAATCCAAATCTTTGGAGAACAGGCACTGGCTTGGGTTTGACGGGTTGATTCTCGCCACACTATGTGTTTGTTTTATTGTCACTATAAACGGTGCTGACGAGGACCATGGTTGTCACCGCCAGGATCAAGGTCAAGAAGAATTGAGGCGTGAAACCCAAGTTAGAAGCAAAATGAGGAAGGTGAGAAGGGTTTTTTTCTCCCTTCCTTCTGCTTTTCTGGTGTTTGTGCTGGGTGTGGTTTTGGCTTTTGTAAGAAGGCCAAGGGTTATGCATGAGTTTAGATTTGGACCCTCTTCCATAGAGGTGGTGAAAATGTCTAAACATGCATGGAGGCAAGGATTTATAAAGGGTACTATTCCTCAACTCCCATTGTCAATTTTGAACTCTGTGATAGCTGTTTGTAAGCTTTCATCAGACTTGTTTCCGGGTAAGGATTTCTCAGTGACATCGCTGTCTGTAACTGTGGGGTTGATGAACCTTGTGGGAGGGTGGTTTGGGGCAATGCCATGTTGCCATGGGGCAGGTGGGCTTGCAGGGCAATACAAGTTTGGAGGGAGAAGTGGTGGGTGTGTGGCACTTCTTGGTGCAGCCAAATTGGTGTTGGGGTTTGTGTTGGGGAGTTCATTGGCTCATTTTTTCAACCAGTTTCCTGTGGGGATATTAGGGGTGTTGCTATTGTTTGCTGGGATTGAACTAGCCATGGCTTCTAGGGACATGAACACCAAAGAAGATTCCTTTGTTATGCTCATTTGTACTGCAGTTTCTTTGGTGGGTTCCAGTGCTGCTCTTGGTTTTCTGTGTGGGATGATTGTTTTTGTGCTTCTTAAGCTCAGGGATTGGACCAATGGCAAGCCACTGAATGCTATTTGGAGGCATGAAGACACAAATGAACAAGTGTGA
- the LOC114163981 gene encoding uncharacterized protein LOC114163981 translates to MEDREETTHGTAIPKKSRSLDLKSLYKPKLKKESPEKGLKRKGSHPGGVYENTNKKKKTRKEVSLSSLENADTLNKKVVDEEFQKGFGSGRQELCEQKLEPKQGSGSNTVLNKGSLCFDENVYIPKRRRDFVGRRKIEVGLSPKLARESSNTGGHGDQIHKLSSDDLDRGIESSKIKHKRDFDEFKGTKSKSAVKSGDSSSKKSLKKDRKLKAFAPDRNRVATEVKPRIDSSKTSDYKQKAVAPDRGRVAKEVRPLIDDSKTSDYKQKSLAPDRNKVAKEVKPLIDANKISDYLREDEEENLEENAARMLSSRFDPNYAGFCSSSKPSTLPSSNGLSFLISSSRNIDSCASKSHSGSESASVDTAGRVLRPRKQYNEKGRSRKRRHFYEISLGDLDKHWILNQRIKVFWPLDQIWYHGLVDDYNKETKCHHIKYDDREEEWINLETERFKLLLLPSEVPGKAGKKRAVRKTKSPSQQKGSLSSKERQIRDVITENNSCGESCMDTEPIISWLARSSHRFKSSAFNGVKRKKNPITLPSTASSLSNEAVKTGRPLVESSPRDGKSSFSRDSVSEDKLGDNFGSKSPLQSFNCPKDDKRPIVYFRRRFRKPTPMSPHISEDKHVNTTASCSISLDPVAGGPMDVKESNDGRGEMEGPLCYTHNGGVFKIFLETGSATFKFGLKYPIQSVLNGSFKLENLWLFRAILLLQYGTVMSLWPRVHLEMLFVDNVAGLRFLLFEGCLMMAAAFVFCVLRLFHQPAEQGKYIDVQLPATSIRFRFSSVYGIRKPLVFTFYNFSRVKNTKWMYLDSKLQRHCLLGKQLHLSECTYDNIQALQNQSSEYPITSIRGNPLVKVMQKRIRPGINVMGVSRELSQADTSEYSDSGKRKIPPFSLSFAAAPTFFISLHLKLLMEKSVAHISFCDHALVDDEEDCGPMTDDCSSIDDCSNRNAEFNVKKDMITLSKDAVRDGLTCAKPDLLISPSNGSGQVLSQNYQNIDRSADRTSILDCSEKHRNVQLPDWQTCHFDHSFPSNSLSDKIKVNDDSHSFLCDLSVQIPSVNQFEKSCDGDLRDAQHSSDFSWNANGGVSLSPNPTAPRSSWHRNRNNSSSFGFQSHGWSDVKGDSLHNGLSSGPKKPRTQVSYSVPISGYDYNSRHRSHYQRQRGLPHKRIRKANDKKSLDVARSPEKNLESLSCGANVLITLGDKGWRESGARVVLELFDHNEWKLSVKVAGITRYSYKAHQFLQTGSTNRYTHAMMWKGGKDWILEFPDRSQWAVFKEMHEECYNQNIRAASVKNIPIPGVVLIEESYDNEAEATFVRGSKYFRQVETDVEMALNPLHVLYDLDSEDEQWILTIQNSEKDNGFLDGISDEMFEKTMDMFEKAAYAQQRDHFTPTEIEELTVDVGPFCVTKIIYEYWQQKRQKKGMPLIRHFQPPLWERYQHELREWEVSVTKNNIPISNGCLDKGVAVEKPAMFAFCLKPRGLEVPNKGSKHRSQKKISVSGHSNNILYEQDGFHPYGRRFNGLVYGDEKFAFPGHSYDSVDDSPLPQISPIFSPRDVGSMGYYSINNRYDRNHIPKYNRHKSRKFGSFGFHNDSYSQRISSSGKRNGDGRWNVGYYDLAGGHRQYLLDGPQRHGIDQSDGTDLYELRMRDASGAAQHAVNVARMKRERAQRLLYRADLAIHKAVVALVTAEAMKASEDSNGDG, encoded by the exons ATGGAAGATAGAGAGGAGACCACCCATGGTACTGCAATTCCCAAAAAATCGAGATCTTTGGATCTGAAGAGTTTGTATAAACCAAAACTGAAAAAAGAGAGTCCAGAGAAGGGCTTAAAGAGGAAAGGGAGTCATCCTGGGGGTGTTTATGAAAATACGAACAAGAAAAAGAAGACCAGAAAGGAAGTGTCTCTAAGTAGCTTAGAGAATGCTGATACTCTCAACAAGAAGGTTGTCGATGAAGAATTTCAGAAAGGGTTTGGTTCTGGCAGGCAGGAATTGTGCGAACAAAAGTTGGAGCCAAAGCAGGGATCAGGTAGCAATACTGTGCTGAATAAAGGCTCGCTATGTTTTGATGAAAATGTTTACATTCCAAAGCGAAGGAGGGATTTTGTGGGGAGAAGGAAAATTGAAGTTGGTTTGTCTCCGAAGTTGGCTAGAGAGTCTAGTAATACAGGTGGCCATGGTGATCAGATACATAAGTTAAGTAGTGATGATTTGGACAGGGGGATTGAATCGTCAAAGATCAAACACAAACGAGATTTTGATGAGTTTAAGGGAACTAAAAGTAAATCTGCTGTAAAGAGTGGTGATTCCTCCTCAAAGAAGTCACTGAAGAAGGACAGAAAGCTAAAGGCATTTGCTCCAGATAGAAATAGGGTCGCCACGGAGGTTAAGCCTCGTATTGATAGTAGTAAAACATCTGATTACAAACAAAAGGCTGTGGCTCCGGATAGGGGCAGGGTTGCCAAGGAGGTTCGACCTCTGATTGATGATAGTAAAACATCTGACTACAAGCAAAAGTCTTTGGCTCCTGATAGAAATAAAGTTGCCAAAGAGGTTAAGCCTCTGATTGATGCTAATAAAATATCTGATTATTTGCGGGAAGATGAAGAGGAGAATCTTGAAGAGAATGCAGCAAGGATGCTGTCTTCACGATTTGATCCAAATTATGCCGGCTTTTGTTCAAGTAGTAAGCCCTCTACATTGCCATCATCAAATGGGTTGTCCTTTTTGATCTCTTCTAGTCGGAATATTGATAGTTGTGCGTCTAAGTCTCATTCAGGTTCAGAATCAGCATCAGTTGATACTGCTGGCAGAGTCTTGAGACCGAGGAAACAATACAATGAAAAAGGTCGTTCCCGCAAGAGGCGGcacttttatgaaatttcatTAGGTGACTTAGATAAACATTGGATACTGAACCAGAGAATTAAGGTGTTTTGGCCTTTGGACCAAATTTGGTATCATGGTCTTGTTGATGACTATAACAAAGAAACAAAGTGTCATCATATCAAATATGATGATCGGGAAGAAGAGTGGATTAATCTCGAAACAGAGAGGTTCAAACTCCTGCTACTTCCAAGTGAAGTTCCTGGAAAAGCAGGGAAAAAAAGAGCAGTAAGGAAAACTAAAAGCCCTAGCCAGCAAAAGGGAAGCCTGTCCAGCAAAGAAAGGCAAATAAGAGATGTGATTACTGAGAATAACAGTTGTGGTGAAAGCTGTATGGACACAGAGCCTATAATCTCTTGGTTGGCTCGATCTTCCCATCGGTTTAAATCTTCTGCCTTTAATGGGgttaagagaaagaaaaatccTATTACACTTCCAAGTACAGCCTCATCATTAAGCAATGAAGCTGTGAAAACAGGGAGGCCCTTAGTTGAGAGTTCCCCGAGGGATGGGAAAAGCAGCTTTTCCAGAGATTCTGTATCAGAAGATAAATTAGGTGATAACTTTGGGAGTAAGTCTCCATTGCAAAGCTTCAATTGCCCTAAAGATGACAAACGACCTATTGTTTATTTTAGAAGGCGGTTTCGTAAGCCAACCCCAATGTCACCACATATTTCTGAAGATAAACATGTTAACACAACTGCATCTTGTTCCATTTCTTTGGATCCTGTGGCTGGTGGGCCTATGGATGTAAAAGAATCCAATGATGGGAGGGGTGAGATGGAGGGACCATTGTGTTACACACATAATGGGggggtttttaaaatttttttggaaACTGGTTCAGCAACATTCAAGTTTGGCTTAAAGTATCCAATACAATCTGTGTTGAATGGCTCGTTCAAATTAGAGAATTTGTGGCTGTTCCGTGCTATTCTGCTACTTCAGTATGGTACAGTTATGAGCCTGTGGCCAAGAGTTCATTTGGAGATGCTTTTTGTTGACAATGTGGCTGGATTGAGGTTTCTCTTATTTGAAGGCTGCTTGATGATGGCTGCAGCCTTTGTCTTTTGTGTCCTTCGGTTATTTCATCAACCTGCTGAACAGGGGAAGTATATTGACGTGCAGTTGCCTGCTACATCGATCCGATTCAGGTTTTCTAGTGTTTATGGTATAAGGAAGCCTCTTGTGTTCACATTTTACAATTTCTCGAGAGTGAAAAATACAAAATGGATGTATTTAGATTCAAAACTTCAGAGACATTGCTTACTCGGTAAGCAGCTCCATCTCTCCGAATGCACATATGACAACATCCAGGCGCTTCAAAACCAATCTAGTGAGTATCCAATTACGTCCATCAGAGGGAACCCCTTAGTCAAG GTCATGCAGAAGAGGATTAGGCCAGGGATTAACGTTATGGGTGTTTCCAGAGAGTTATCTCAGGCTGATACCAGTGAATATTCTGACTCTGGCAAGAGAAAGATTCCTccattttcactttcttttgCTGCTGCACctacattttttattagtttacaTTTGAAGTTGCTGATGGAAAAGTCAGTAGCTCATATTAGCTTTTGTGATCATGCACTGGTAGATGATGAGGAAGACTGTGGTCCGATGACAGATGACTGCTCTAGCATCGATGATTGCTCTAACAGAAATGCAGAATTTAATGTGAAGAAAGATATGATTACTTTGTCAAAGGATGCTGTGCGTGATGGATTGACTTGTGCCAAGCCTGATTTATTAATTAGTCCATCTAATGGCAGTGGTCAAGTTCTCTCCCAAAATTACCAGAATATTGATCGTAGTGCTGATAGAACTTCCATATTGGATTGTTCTGAGAAGCATCGGAATGTTCAGTTACCAGACTGGCAAACATGTCACTTTGACCATTCTTTTCCTTCAAATTCTTTATCTGATAAGATTAAAGTGAATGATGATTCTCATTCTTTCCTGTGCGATTTGAGTGTTCAAATACCTTCTGTCAATCAATTTGAGAAATCTTGTGATGGTGATTTGCGTGATGCTCAACACTCTTCTGATTTTTCCTGGAATGCAAATGGAGGTGTCAGTCTCAGCCCCAACCCAACAGCTCCCAGAAGTTCTTGGCACCGGAACAGAAATAATTCCTCATCTTTTGGATTCCAGTCTCATGGGTGGTCTGATGTGAAGGGTGATTCTCTTCACAATGGTTTAAGCAGTGGACCTAAGAAACCAAGGACACAAGTATCTTATTCAGTGCCTATTTCTGGGTATGATTACAATTCGAGGCACAGAAGCCATTATCAGAGACAGAGAGGGTTGCCTCACAAGCGAATTAGAAAGGCTAATGACAAGAAATCATTGGATGTTGCTAGGAGTCCTGAAAAGAATCTGGAGTCATTATCGTGTGGTGCTAATGTGTTGATTACCCTTGGTGATAAGGGGTGGAGAGAATCCGGTGCTCGAGTTGTACTAGAATTGTTTGATCATAACGAGTGGAAACTTTCTGTAAAAGTTGCAGGTATTACAAGGTATTCATACAAAGCACATCAGTTTCTGCAGACTGGATCAACAAATCGTTACACTCATGCTATGATGTGGAAAGGAGGGAAGGATTGGATCTTAGAATTTCCTGATCGGAGTCAGTGGGCTGTTTTCAAGGAGATGCATGAGGAATGCTACAACCAGAACATCCGTGCTGCTTCAGTTAAAAATATACCTATTCCTGGTGTTGTCTTGATAGAAGAAAGTTATGATAATGAAGCAGAAGCTACTTTTGTTCGTGGCTCTAAATATTTTCGACAAGTTGAAACAGATGTAGAGATGGCTCTGAATCCATTGCATGTATTATATGATTTGGATAGTGAAGATGAGCAGTGGATTTTGACTATTCAAAATTCTGAGAAAGATAATGGTTTCTTGGATGGGATCTCCGATGAGATGTTTGAGAAAACAATGGACATGTTTGAGAAGGCTGCATATGCTCAGCAGCGTGATCATTTTACTCCAACTGAAATAGAGGAACTGACTGTTGATGTTGGGCCCTTCTGTGTAACCAAAATCATTTATGAATACTGGCAGCAGAAAAGGCAGAAGAAGGGAATGCCGCTAATACGACATTTTCAG CCACCTCTATGGGAAAGATATCAACATGAATTGAGGGAGTGGGAAGTTTCCGTGACGAAGAATAATATTCCCATTTCTAATGGGTGCTTGGACAAGGGTGTGGCTGTGGAGAAGCCAGCTATGTTTGCTTTCTGTTTGAAACCAAGAGGTTTGGAAGTACCAAACAAAGGGTCAAAACATCgatcacaaaagaaaatatcGGTCTCAGGCCATTCAAACAATATTCTGTATGAACAGGATGGATTCCATCCTTACG GACGAAGATTCAATGGGTTGGTATATGGTGATGAAAAGTTTGCATTCCCAGGTCATAGTTATGATTCGGTGGATGATTCCCCATTGCCCCAAATCTCTCCGATATTCTCACCCCGAGACGTTGGCAGCATGGGATATTATTCTATAAACAACCGTTATGACAGGAATCATATACCCAAATATAACAGACACAAGTCAAGGAAATTTGGATCATTTGGGTTTCACAATGATTCCTATAGTCAGAGAATTTCATCTTCAGGGAAGAGAAATGGGGATGGTAGGTGGAATGTGGGGTATTATGACTTGGCAGGAGGCCACAGGCAATACCTCTTGGATGGTCCTCAGAGACATGGGATTGATCAAAGTGATGGTACAGATCTGTATGAACTTAGAATGCGTGATGCCTCGGGAGCTGCTCAGCATGCAGTTAACGTAGCCAGAATGAAGAGAGAGAGAGCTCAGAGATTGCTCTACAGAGCGGATCTAGCAATTCACAAGGCTGTGGTTGCTCTTGTGACCGCTGAAGCAATGAAAGCTTCTGAAGATTCCAATGGTGATGGGTAG